From Paenibacillus sp. PL2-23:
CCATAATCAAGGAGTTTAACTAATCCCAGATATACCTTCCACACTTGCTCCCAATCTTCCCTGTCGTATCTTGTTCCTATAGCCCCGGTCAGGTTGTATAGTTGAAGAGGTGATTGGTTGCGTCCCCAGACTCCAACATTGTCAGGCAGCTGCACATCCATGATACTCGAGTACCATGGCTCCGGAACATCGAATGGGGGATGAGGCGCAAGGTACATTGCATTGAGCAAGAAAGGCTTGTTTCGGTCTCGCTGCCTTATGGCATCTAAAGATGTATTCGTAATGAATCCATCATAGAAGTAATCGAAGCCATCCTCGTAGCAGCCTGTCTGAGGTATGGAATAACGCTTGACTCTAGTAGTCGTGCCATGCGCCATTTCAGGAACAAGTCCAGTAAACGAATGTCCGCCCGGCACTCTTTTACCATTCCTTTCTAAGAATGGCTTGTAATTCACCTCGAGTGAATTCCAGTGGGTTCGATTTTGTTCTCGGCTTTCCAATCGTTCTTCGGTGTATAGATGCTGCTTTCCCGTGTGCCAGCTATCCCAATCCTTCTCCAGGCGTTCATATAAAGTAGCAACACCTTTTCGAACGATGCCATGCTCACGATCCAGGGGCTCCCACGGATTAATGATGCATCCCGTTTCATTTGGGTACAAGCCTGTAAAGAATGAGCCCCTTGCAGGAACACATAAGGGAGAGGCGCAGTAGGCACGGTTGAAGGAATATCCATCCTGAATAATACGATTGATATTCGGAGTGTGAGGACCGAGAGCGTCATAGCGCAATTGGTCCGCCATAATGATAATTACGTGTGGTTTCTCTAGCATTTGGTCTCCTCCAATATTAACAGTGAGAACGGAATATATACTGATAATTATATATACATTTCTAAGAACATACTATAAAGGATACTTGGGATGATTATAGAATACATCATTTGATTTAGGGGGCATTCGATGAATTCGTTACATATCCATTGGGCCGGCCATCATCATGCAGTAACAAACTGGCGTATGGCGGCTCCGGGTAATCGAAACTCACTTATTCTTGTTACCCAGGGAGAGTGCTGCTACGATATAGGGGACAAACAAGTAATCGTGCGACAGGGGGAACTTATATTTTTGAGTGAACATTTGCCCAGGATTGGAAGCAGCGATAAGCATACACCACACTCCAGATATACGGTCAATTTTACAATTGACGGAGATATTCGGCTCCCTCTCTTTATGGATCGTCATAATCATAAATTGGCGACTCGACAATT
This genomic window contains:
- a CDS encoding sulfatase-like hydrolase/transferase — protein: MLEKPHVIIIMADQLRYDALGPHTPNINRIIQDGYSFNRAYCASPLCVPARGSFFTGLYPNETGCIINPWEPLDREHGIVRKGVATLYERLEKDWDSWHTGKQHLYTEERLESREQNRTHWNSLEVNYKPFLERNGKRVPGGHSFTGLVPEMAHGTTTRVKRYSIPQTGCYEDGFDYFYDGFITNTSLDAIRQRDRNKPFLLNAMYLAPHPPFDVPEPWYSSIMDVQLPDNVGVWGRNQSPLQLYNLTGAIGTRYDREDWEQVWKVYLGLVKLLDYGIGLLIRELEAQEIYDDSLIVFTSDHGEMLGSHCLWQKMCMYEESIRTPLIIKFPKSLGHIKGASDEYVSSIDIFPTLCDYLGIPIPKNISGRSLKSVIEDQAKGREQVFVQFDGNGGRGNFQRCILEDGWKLIVDIFKDEIYLELYNLKTDSQEMNNLVFEKSSHELTQALIGKLRTHMESTNDLLTLPVDLYDRFLEQYLPFKK